A region from the Drosophila takahashii strain IR98-3 E-12201 chromosome 2L, DtakHiC1v2, whole genome shotgun sequence genome encodes:
- the LOC108056567 gene encoding WD repeat-containing protein 82: MSIRLNDDAMRQFRVAKVFQETDEHKVSLDFSPDGRRLLACDHSALSIFSSTRQTELCQVHMHHYLPEVACFTQRDTRALHSTSKYDFAIRCLDLETRHCVRVFSGHSQSVHRLASQPGNENVFVSAGRDDQVYVWDFRCSTHTHHLKKLRQPLCAFDPAGLVLATSTDTERIEIHDVRMLGGQPCQKFVYQVNDKAKWTQLQFAPNGKTMLLSTDHSWLFSVSAFDGSFQQSFTGYGNHLRQPLDATYTPDSQFILSGADEGRIHIWRASDGYPVAVLKGNNVGPVRCLRFNPRATMFVSADLLIAFWMPMANGVYDWVERLAPGETVSFKDEEEVEKEEQPKVIRMPEPKVDMALIRKRLKRKSSTSQLPLVDLTKIPDKKKTLEDGEIEDD; encoded by the exons ATGTCTATCAGGTTGAATGACGATGCCATGCGGCAGTTCCGGGTGGCCAAGGTGTTCCAGGAGACGGACGAGCACAAGGTCTCGCTGGACTTCTCTCCGGACGGACGTCGCCTGCTGGCCTGCGACCACTCCGCCCTTTCGATCTTCAGCAGCACTCGGCAGACGGAGCTCTGCCAGGTGCACATGCACCACTACCTTCCCGAGGTGGCCTGCTTCACCCAGCGGGACACTCGCGCCCTGCACTCCACCTCAAAG TATGACTTTGCCATCCGTTGCCTGGACCTCGAGACGCGTCACTGTGTCCGCGTTTTCAGCGGTCACTCGCAGAGTGTCCATCGCTTGGCCTCGCAGCCGGGAAACGAGAACGTATTCGTCAGCGCGGGACGGGATGATCAGGTTTACGTGTGGGACTTTCGCTGCTCCACGCACACGCATCACCTGAAGAAACTTCGGCAACCGCTGTGCGCCTTTGATCCTGCCGGCTTGGTCCTGGCCACCAGTACGGATACGGAACGCATCGAGATCCACGATGTGCGGATGTTGGGCGGGCAGCCGTGCCAGAAGTTCGTATACCAGGTGAACGACAAGGCCAAGTGGACCCAGCTGCAGTTTGCGCCGAATGGAAAGACGATGCTCTTGAGCACGGATCACTCCTGGTTGTTCAGCGTTTCGGCCTTCGATGGCTCCTTTCAGCAGTCCTTTACGGGCTATGGAAATCACCTGAGGCAGCCTCTGGATGCCACCTACACACCAGATTCTCAGTTTATTCTCTCAGGAGCGGATGAGGGCAGGATTCACATTTGGCGCGCCAGCGATGGTTATCCCGTGGCCGTTCTCAAGGGCAACAATGTGGGTCCTGTGCGCTGCCTGCGCTTCAATCCGCGGGCCACGATGTTTGTGAGCGCCGACTTGCTCATCGCCTTCTGGATGCCCATGGCCAATGGGGTTTACGATTGGGTGGAGCGCTTGGCGCCGGGGGAAACAGTGTCCTTtaaggacgaggaggaggttGAGAAGGAGGAGCAGCCCAAGGTCATTCGCATGCCCGAACCCAAAGTGGATATGGCGTTGATAAGGAAGAGGTTGAAAAGGAAATCATCTACCAGCCAACTTCCCTTAGTGGATCTCACCAAAATACCCGATAAAAAGAAGACTTTGGAAGATGGTGAAATAGAGGATGATTGA